In Kitasatospora sp. NBC_00240, the following are encoded in one genomic region:
- a CDS encoding WYL domain-containing protein, whose translation MSRPTGRVLTLLELLQSGGVRTVAELADRLGVDGRTVRRYVGQLLDLDVPVEVVRGRYGGYRIGPGYRLPPLMLSDDEALAVLLGLAAGRRAGAVTAADTASWTAAAKIRRVLPTRLARRLGTVLESLAFTTPPGASAEPVAEPDAEVLLTVADAVRHRRPIMIRYTDRFGERSERVLHAYGIVVHEGRWYVTGRDPGIGEDGAGGDRDGGAAGADRTFRLDRIAGARPLAGSFEVPAGFDPAQHVLTGFATAAYRYEVTLRIHGTVGQIRARLPTAVATLDEATPPGASADPGAERWRRVELRVEELDRLPPVLASLDRPFVIERPDELRHLVTALADRLRSCAREV comes from the coding sequence ATGTCTCGACCTACCGGGCGCGTGCTGACCCTCCTGGAACTGCTGCAGTCGGGCGGGGTCCGGACGGTGGCCGAACTCGCCGACCGGCTCGGCGTCGACGGGCGGACCGTGCGGCGCTACGTGGGCCAGTTGCTGGATCTCGATGTACCGGTGGAGGTCGTGCGGGGCCGCTACGGCGGGTACCGGATCGGACCCGGCTACCGATTGCCCCCGCTCATGCTCAGCGACGACGAGGCGCTCGCCGTGCTGCTCGGGCTGGCCGCCGGCCGCCGGGCGGGGGCGGTGACGGCGGCGGACACCGCGAGCTGGACGGCGGCGGCGAAGATTCGCCGGGTACTGCCCACCCGCCTGGCCCGCCGGCTCGGTACCGTGCTGGAGTCCCTCGCCTTCACCACGCCGCCCGGGGCGTCCGCCGAGCCGGTGGCCGAGCCGGACGCCGAGGTCCTGCTCACCGTCGCCGACGCGGTACGCCACCGGCGGCCGATCATGATCAGATACACCGACCGCTTCGGGGAGCGCAGCGAGCGCGTGCTGCACGCGTACGGGATCGTCGTCCATGAGGGCCGGTGGTACGTCACCGGCCGGGATCCCGGGATCGGCGAGGACGGCGCCGGTGGGGACAGGGACGGGGGCGCGGCCGGTGCGGACCGCACCTTCCGGCTGGACCGCATCGCCGGTGCGAGGCCCCTGGCCGGCTCGTTCGAGGTCCCCGCCGGGTTCGATCCGGCACAGCACGTGCTGACGGGCTTCGCCACGGCCGCCTACCGGTACGAGGTGACCTTGCGGATCCACGGGACGGTCGGTCAGATCCGCGCCCGACTGCCGACCGCCGTCGCGACCCTGGACGAGGCCACGCCGCCCGGGGCGTCCGCCGACCCGGGCGCCGAGCGGTGGCGGCGGGTCGAACTACGTGTGGAGGAACTCGACCGGCTGCCACCAGTGCTCGCCTCGCTCGACCGGCCGTTCGTGATCGAGCGCCCCGACGAACTGCGTCACCTCGTCACCGCGCTCGCCGACCGCCTCAGGTCCTGTGCCCGCGAGGTCTGA
- a CDS encoding histidine phosphatase family protein — MTGRATRYLYLARHGEADSESEDGALTANGRRQAVLLGRRLRDRPVSVLHHGPLPRAAQTAGLIAEQLDGVAKQVSDAAGDYVPHLPERDELPPDSADFLLRFLDGVTPEERETGRLLARQALDLFTGPVPGDEDRHQLVVTHGFLVGWLVRHAMEAPGWRWLGLNQGNAALTVIRYPPGRPASVLLHNDTRHLPDELRWTGFPPELRL, encoded by the coding sequence ATGACGGGAAGGGCCACCCGGTACCTCTACCTCGCCCGGCACGGCGAGGCCGACTCGGAGTCGGAGGACGGCGCCTTGACGGCGAACGGCCGCCGGCAGGCGGTTCTGCTCGGCCGACGCCTTCGCGATCGCCCCGTCTCCGTGCTGCACCACGGTCCGCTGCCGCGCGCGGCGCAGACCGCGGGGCTGATCGCCGAGCAACTGGACGGCGTCGCCAAGCAGGTCTCGGACGCCGCCGGGGACTACGTTCCGCACCTGCCCGAGAGGGACGAACTACCACCCGACAGCGCCGACTTCCTCCTGCGCTTCCTCGACGGGGTCACACCCGAGGAGCGGGAGACCGGCCGGCTGCTGGCACGTCAGGCCCTGGACCTGTTCACCGGCCCGGTGCCCGGCGACGAGGACCGGCACCAACTCGTCGTCACCCACGGCTTCCTGGTCGGCTGGCTGGTCCGGCACGCCATGGAGGCCCCGGGCTGGCGCTGGCTCGGCCTCAACCAGGGCAACGCCGCCCTGACCGTCATCCGCTACCCGCCGGGCCGGCCGGCCTCCGTCCTCCTCCACAACGACACCCGACATCTGCCGGACGAACTGCGCTGGACCGGCTTCCCGCCCGAACTACGACTGTGA
- a CDS encoding DUF2306 domain-containing protein, with product MNPAMNSPAASADVPADPRRHGPPVAGGLRRAGWIAITASATAIGLLSARYFTLDPDSFLPEQRVTYLADLAPLMLHVGGGVVALVLGPWQFPQRLRTRRPVVHRLIGRVYLVSALATAAGGLLLVPKGLFGPIAPLGFAALAVLLLVATVAAFVSIRRGAVARHQIWMIRSYALIFTGVTFRLWISGFAAAGVPFGQAYGSGAWASWLLNLLVAEHVVARLRTGHRAAGPVQGDTAAGGPASGMTTSDFAASGVTASDGTASGVGVSGDAVRDDGSGGTDRR from the coding sequence CCGCCGACGTCCCGGCCGATCCCCGCCGCCACGGTCCGCCGGTGGCCGGCGGGCTGCGCCGGGCCGGGTGGATCGCGATCACCGCCTCGGCGACCGCGATCGGCCTGCTCTCCGCCCGCTACTTCACCCTCGACCCCGACTCCTTCCTGCCGGAGCAGCGGGTGACCTACCTCGCCGACCTGGCCCCGCTGATGCTCCATGTCGGCGGTGGCGTGGTGGCGTTGGTCCTCGGGCCGTGGCAGTTCCCGCAGCGTCTGCGGACCCGCCGGCCCGTCGTGCACCGCCTGATCGGCCGGGTGTACCTGGTCAGCGCGCTGGCCACGGCCGCGGGCGGCCTGTTGCTGGTGCCGAAGGGGCTGTTCGGCCCGATCGCGCCGCTCGGGTTCGCCGCCCTGGCCGTGCTGCTCCTGGTGGCGACGGTGGCGGCGTTCGTCTCGATCCGGCGCGGTGCGGTGGCGCGCCATCAGATCTGGATGATCAGGTCCTACGCCCTGATCTTCACCGGGGTCACCTTCCGACTGTGGATCTCGGGCTTCGCGGCCGCCGGGGTCCCCTTCGGCCAGGCGTACGGGAGCGGCGCCTGGGCGTCCTGGCTGCTCAACCTGCTGGTGGCGGAACACGTCGTCGCCCGGCTCCGGACGGGGCACCGGGCCGCCGGTCCGGTACAGGGCGACACGGCGGCCGGCGGCCCAGCATCGGGCATGACGACGTCCGACTTCGCAGCATCCGGCGTCACGGCGTCCGACGGCACGGCGTCCGGCGTCGGCGTCTCCGGTGATGCCGTCCGCGACGACGGCAGCGGCGGTACGGACCGCCGGTGA
- a CDS encoding VOC family protein, translating into MDFVSIRVITGDVKRLVTFYEQATGMPAAWATEDFAELRTPGATLAVAGTRTVPLFAPGSGRPADNHSVIIEFLVDDVDEVYGNLAGFVSDFVTAPTTMPWGNRSLLLRDPDGNLVNFFTPVTPAALAKFGR; encoded by the coding sequence ATGGACTTCGTCTCGATCCGCGTCATCACCGGCGACGTCAAGCGCCTCGTCACCTTCTACGAGCAGGCCACCGGCATGCCGGCTGCCTGGGCCACCGAGGACTTCGCCGAACTCCGCACCCCCGGAGCCACCCTCGCCGTCGCCGGTACGCGCACCGTCCCCCTCTTCGCGCCGGGCTCCGGCCGCCCGGCGGACAACCACAGCGTGATCATCGAATTCCTCGTCGACGACGTGGACGAGGTGTACGGGAACCTTGCCGGCTTCGTCAGTGACTTCGTCACCGCACCCACCACGATGCCCTGGGGCAACCGGTCGCTGCTCCTGCGCGACCCCGACGGCAACCTGGTCAACTTCTTCACCCCGGTGACCCCGGCCGCCCTTGCGAAGTTCGGCCGCTGA
- a CDS encoding alpha/beta hydrolase, which produces MDIATLRDARPADLYDAATAYDKLAENFGRHADSWKDGVDTRVKNSQWTGSAADQAETSLSQTTAKLSAARIELGMIGPVLRDGAEAFLLAQSKLLDALDEAKAGGYTVTDDGGVSWPPASPGERHDPDFQNPAVKGHQISDRITGALSEAAHADEVITQRLRHYTDNAKSGAGLDLGTATTELTSKMMNIFGGEEDLLAKGMPAANASPTEVNSWWNGLTADEQQRLVKDHPDLIGNRDGIPAEARNTANRAVLPGLIKDLENKPNRTEDEQTKLDGFKKIQGRLAEEDGKGNPPVFLMAIGTEGQGRAAISFGNPDTADDVVAYVPGLGTKVGDVGGKDGNRAKDLWTEAQKADPSRSTASITWLGYDAPQLKGAEQETLAVAGTQRAEQGGAGYQQFLQGLRSTHDGTPAHVTALGHSYGSLTVGQAAQRPGGIPADDIILVGSPGTGAQKADQLGVGAQHVWVGSAEHDPVTHLPSHSETNGMLGGAGIGFVTGGIPGALVGGVIGDQVGKSGDPHELWFGQDPASSEFGGRRFDVADGEWKHSHSDYWNQDSGGSGGNSLRNLGSIVSGHGDRVNLQDPR; this is translated from the coding sequence ATGGACATCGCCACCCTGCGGGATGCCAGGCCCGCCGACCTCTACGACGCCGCCACCGCGTACGACAAGTTGGCGGAGAACTTCGGCAGGCACGCCGACAGTTGGAAGGACGGTGTCGACACCCGCGTCAAGAACTCGCAGTGGACGGGCAGCGCCGCCGACCAGGCCGAGACCAGCCTGTCCCAGACCACCGCCAAGCTGTCCGCCGCCCGGATCGAACTCGGAATGATCGGCCCCGTCCTGCGCGACGGCGCCGAGGCCTTCCTGCTCGCCCAGTCCAAACTGCTGGACGCGCTGGACGAGGCCAAGGCCGGCGGCTACACCGTCACCGACGACGGCGGCGTCTCCTGGCCGCCGGCCAGCCCCGGCGAGCGGCACGACCCGGACTTCCAGAACCCGGCCGTCAAGGGCCACCAGATCTCCGACCGGATCACCGGCGCGCTCTCCGAGGCGGCCCACGCCGACGAGGTGATCACCCAGCGTCTGCGGCACTACACCGACAACGCCAAGAGCGGCGCCGGACTCGACCTCGGGACCGCCACCACCGAACTCACCAGCAAGATGATGAACATCTTCGGCGGCGAGGAGGACCTCCTCGCCAAGGGCATGCCCGCCGCGAACGCCTCACCCACCGAGGTCAACTCCTGGTGGAACGGCCTCACCGCGGACGAGCAGCAGCGCCTGGTCAAGGACCACCCGGACCTGATCGGCAACCGCGACGGCATCCCGGCGGAGGCCAGGAACACCGCCAACCGGGCCGTCCTGCCGGGCCTCATCAAGGACCTGGAGAACAAGCCGAACCGCACCGAGGACGAGCAGACCAAGCTGGACGGCTTCAAGAAGATCCAGGGCCGGCTCGCCGAGGAGGACGGCAAGGGCAACCCGCCGGTCTTCCTGATGGCCATCGGCACCGAGGGCCAGGGCCGGGCCGCCATCTCCTTCGGCAACCCGGACACCGCCGACGACGTGGTCGCCTACGTGCCCGGCCTCGGCACCAAGGTCGGCGACGTCGGCGGCAAGGACGGCAACCGAGCCAAGGACCTCTGGACGGAGGCCCAGAAGGCCGACCCGTCCCGCAGCACCGCCTCCATCACCTGGCTCGGCTACGACGCCCCGCAGCTCAAGGGCGCCGAGCAGGAGACCCTGGCGGTGGCCGGCACCCAGCGGGCCGAACAGGGCGGCGCCGGCTACCAGCAGTTCCTGCAGGGCCTGCGCAGCACCCACGACGGCACCCCCGCCCACGTCACCGCCCTCGGCCACAGCTACGGCTCGCTGACGGTCGGCCAGGCCGCCCAGCGTCCGGGCGGCATCCCCGCCGACGACATCATCCTGGTCGGCAGCCCGGGCACCGGCGCCCAGAAGGCCGACCAGCTCGGCGTCGGCGCCCAGCACGTCTGGGTGGGCTCCGCCGAGCACGACCCGGTCACCCACCTGCCGAGCCACTCCGAGACCAACGGCATGCTCGGCGGCGCCGGCATCGGCTTCGTCACCGGAGGCATCCCCGGCGCCCTCGTCGGCGGCGTCATCGGCGACCAGGTCGGCAAGTCCGGTGACCCGCACGAACTCTGGTTCGGCCAGGACCCGGCGAGCAGCGAGTTCGGCGGCCGCCGGTTCGACGTGGCGGACGGCGAGTGGAAGCACTCGCACTCCGACTACTGGAACCAGGACTCCGGCGGCAGCGGGGGCAACTCGCTGCGCAACCTCGGCAGCATCGTCTCCGGTCACGGCGACCGCGTGAACCTTCAGGACCCCCGATGA
- a CDS encoding N-acetylmuramoyl-L-alanine amidase: MVVGAAVVASATTFALLADAGTTKAAVTGPDSLQRGFADAAGEFHVPQSVLLALSYQQTRWESHGGEPSTTGNYNVMGLTQVDLAEVAKAIKSGPGPEADGRGDGAPVRKDPPPVEVKDSPALHTLDKAAKLIGRPAGQLKSDPVQSVRGAAALLAKYQKDAGRPASEDPAAWYEAVARFSESTDSAGGKAFADRVFDTVKIGARRTTADGQLVALAPAPAVPAGTDVALTPRASADGQGTAPAPSAKSSGAPAPSAPSTAKATPTAPKSPARATGSPASRSAAVSRSALGAVEGAADATPECPAALGCDYRPAAYQLTNAADPTSYGNYSVGNRPADGDAIQYIVIHDTEGGFDGSIATFQNPTTQASAHYIVRSSDGHVSQLVNTKDVAWHAGNKSVNMHSIGVEHEGYAFPTTKPTWYSEQLYQSSATLVRYLADRFGVPLDRQHIIGHDDVPGPTEALMSGMHWDPGTFWDWNHYLDLLGAPVQANTGGPLLAGGKVTIAPAFDASNTPPVDGTAARPQNFVYLRTQPAADAPLVNGGTTQAADVRAKAVAGTSFVVAEQQGDWTAVWYGGKKAWFANPGGRAGTADNRTGQTVLTPRQGLSSVPVYGRFYPELSKYPAGIDTSNLTPAPYTSVSVPAGQSYLALGPEPVKGDYYYTQNINGDAPNDRTLVVGDETYYPIRYNHRLAYLKASDVEVRSAVTPPPSGYTPAGPTRLLDTRDGTGGRSGKVGGGQSVVLQVAGAPLGGGKSVPADVTAVVLNVTATDPTAPSFVAVYPDGQPRSSASNLNFTAGQTIPNLVVVPVINGKVDLYNNYGDVHLIADITGYYSPNGTSKLSTAGPARLLDTRDGTGGRSGKVGGGQSVVLQVAGAPLGGGKSVPADVTAVVLNVTATDPTAPSFVAVYPDGQPRSSASNLNFTAGQTIPNLVVVPVINGKVDLYNNYGDVHLIADISSYYTTGGGSSFVSAGPTRLLDTRNGTGARAGKLQGGQSLALQVTGRSGVPANVTAVVLNVTATDPTAPSFVAVYPDGQQRTSASNLNFTAGQTIPNLVVVPVINGKVDLYNNYGDVHLIADVAGYYTAG, translated from the coding sequence ATGGTGGTCGGAGCGGCCGTGGTCGCCTCCGCCACCACCTTCGCGCTGCTCGCCGACGCGGGCACCACCAAGGCCGCGGTGACCGGCCCCGACTCCCTGCAGCGCGGATTCGCCGACGCAGCCGGTGAGTTCCACGTACCGCAGAGCGTGCTGCTCGCCCTCTCGTACCAGCAGACCCGCTGGGAGTCGCACGGCGGCGAGCCCAGCACCACGGGCAACTACAACGTGATGGGGCTCACCCAGGTCGACCTCGCGGAGGTGGCCAAGGCGATCAAGTCGGGCCCCGGCCCGGAGGCCGACGGCCGGGGCGACGGAGCGCCGGTGCGCAAGGACCCGCCGCCGGTCGAGGTCAAGGACAGCCCCGCGCTGCACACCCTGGACAAGGCCGCCAAGCTGATCGGCCGGCCCGCCGGCCAGCTGAAGTCGGACCCGGTGCAGAGCGTGCGCGGTGCCGCGGCCCTGCTGGCGAAGTACCAGAAGGATGCCGGGCGCCCCGCCTCCGAGGACCCGGCCGCCTGGTACGAGGCGGTGGCCCGGTTCAGCGAGTCCACCGACAGCGCCGGCGGCAAGGCCTTCGCCGACCGGGTCTTCGACACCGTCAAGATCGGCGCCCGGCGCACCACGGCCGACGGCCAGCTGGTCGCCCTGGCGCCCGCGCCGGCCGTGCCGGCCGGCACCGACGTGGCCCTCACCCCGCGCGCCAGCGCCGACGGCCAGGGCACCGCCCCGGCGCCGTCCGCCAAGTCGAGCGGCGCACCGGCCCCCTCGGCCCCGTCCACCGCCAAGGCCACGCCCACCGCGCCGAAGAGCCCGGCCCGGGCCACCGGCAGCCCCGCCTCGCGGAGCGCGGCCGTGAGCCGCAGCGCGCTCGGCGCCGTGGAAGGGGCGGCCGACGCCACCCCGGAGTGCCCCGCCGCGCTGGGCTGCGACTACCGCCCGGCCGCCTACCAGCTGACCAACGCCGCCGACCCGACCTCGTACGGCAACTACAGCGTGGGCAACCGCCCGGCCGACGGCGACGCGATCCAGTACATCGTGATCCACGACACCGAGGGCGGCTTCGACGGGTCCATCGCGACCTTCCAGAACCCGACCACGCAGGCCAGCGCGCACTACATCGTGCGGTCCTCGGACGGCCACGTGAGCCAGCTGGTGAACACCAAGGACGTCGCCTGGCACGCGGGCAACAAGAGCGTCAACATGCACAGCATCGGCGTCGAGCACGAGGGCTACGCCTTCCCGACCACCAAGCCCACCTGGTACTCGGAGCAGCTCTACCAGTCCTCGGCCACCCTGGTCCGCTACCTGGCGGACCGCTTCGGCGTGCCGCTGGACCGGCAGCACATCATCGGCCACGACGACGTGCCCGGCCCGACCGAGGCCCTGATGTCCGGCATGCACTGGGACCCGGGAACGTTCTGGGACTGGAACCACTACCTGGACCTGCTCGGTGCGCCGGTCCAGGCCAACACCGGCGGCCCGCTGCTGGCCGGCGGCAAGGTCACCATCGCGCCGGCCTTCGACGCGAGCAACACCCCGCCGGTCGACGGCACCGCGGCCCGGCCGCAGAACTTCGTCTACCTGCGCACCCAGCCCGCCGCCGACGCGCCGCTGGTGAACGGCGGCACCACCCAGGCCGCCGACGTCCGCGCCAAGGCGGTGGCCGGCACCAGCTTCGTGGTCGCCGAGCAGCAGGGCGACTGGACGGCGGTCTGGTACGGCGGCAAGAAGGCCTGGTTCGCCAACCCGGGCGGCCGGGCGGGCACGGCCGACAACCGCACCGGGCAGACCGTGCTGACCCCGCGCCAGGGCCTCAGCTCGGTGCCGGTCTACGGCCGGTTCTACCCCGAGCTGTCCAAGTACCCGGCCGGGATCGACACGTCGAACCTGACCCCGGCCCCGTACACCAGCGTCTCGGTGCCGGCCGGGCAGTCCTACCTCGCGCTCGGGCCCGAGCCGGTGAAGGGCGACTACTACTACACCCAGAACATCAACGGCGACGCGCCCAACGACCGCACGCTGGTCGTCGGCGACGAAACCTACTACCCGATCCGCTACAACCACCGGCTGGCCTACCTCAAGGCGAGCGACGTCGAGGTGCGCAGCGCCGTGACGCCGCCGCCGAGCGGCTACACGCCCGCCGGTCCGACCCGGCTGCTGGACACCCGTGACGGTACGGGTGGCCGGTCGGGCAAGGTGGGCGGCGGCCAGTCGGTCGTGCTGCAGGTCGCCGGGGCTCCGCTCGGCGGCGGCAAGTCGGTGCCGGCCGATGTGACAGCGGTGGTGCTGAACGTGACGGCGACCGACCCGACCGCGCCGAGCTTCGTCGCGGTGTACCCGGACGGTCAGCCGCGCTCCTCGGCGTCGAACCTCAACTTCACCGCGGGGCAGACGATTCCGAACCTGGTCGTGGTCCCGGTGATCAACGGGAAGGTCGACCTGTACAACAACTACGGCGACGTCCACCTGATCGCCGACATCACCGGGTACTACTCGCCGAACGGCACCTCGAAGCTCTCCACCGCCGGCCCGGCGCGGCTGCTGGACACCCGTGACGGTACGGGTGGCCGGTCGGGCAAGGTGGGTGGTGGCCAGTCGGTCGTGCTGCAGGTCGCCGGGGCTCCGCTCGGTGGCGGCAAGTCGGTGCCGGCCGATGTGACGGCGGTGGTGCTGAACGTGACGGCGACCGACCCGACCGCGCCGAGCTTCGTCGCGGTGTACCCGGACGGTCAGCCGCGCTCCTCGGCGTCGAACCTCAACTTCACGGCGGGGCAGACGATTCCGAACCTGGTCGTGGTCCCGGTGATCAACGGGAAGGTCGACCTGTACAACAACTACGGCGACGTCCACCTGATCGCCGACATCAGCAGCTACTACACCACCGGCGGAGGCTCGTCCTTCGTCAGCGCGGGCCCGACCCGGCTGCTGGACACCCGCAACGGCACCGGCGCCCGGGCCGGCAAGCTCCAGGGCGGCCAGTCGCTGGCCCTCCAGGTGACCGGCCGCTCCGGCGTCCCGGCCAACGTCACGGCGGTGGTGCTGAACGTGACGGCGACCGACCCGACCGCGCCCAGCTTCGTCGCGGTGTACCCGGACGGTCAGCAGCGGACCTCGGCGTCGAACCTCAACTTCACGGCGGGGCAGACGATTCCGAACCTGGTCGTGGTCCCGGTGATCAACGGGAAGGTCGATCTCTACAACAACTACGGCGACGTCCACCTGATCGCGGACGTGGCCGGGTACTACACGGCGGGCTGA
- a CDS encoding MBL fold metallo-hydrolase yields MPTSALPASVLSVHAVGGPTAVIEYGGLRLLTDPTFDEPGDYVPERGLILSKLAPSGLAADQVGPVDAVLLSHDQHADNLDTAGRLALAKAPLTVTTPASAARLGAAARGLAPWESLELARPAGGTVVVTAVPARHGPEGCEPVTGDVTGFVLTGPGLPTVYVSGDNASMGNVREIAHRVGPVDTALLFAGAVRTRLFGGALLTLDSAQAAEATVVLGARRVVPLHFNSWMHFTEGAAHLRVAFEAAGLADRLVLLAPGESAAV; encoded by the coding sequence ATGCCCACATCCGCGCTGCCCGCCTCCGTGCTGTCCGTCCACGCCGTCGGCGGTCCCACCGCCGTCATCGAGTACGGCGGCTTGCGCCTGCTGACCGACCCCACCTTCGACGAGCCCGGCGACTACGTTCCCGAGCGCGGCCTGATCCTCAGCAAGCTCGCCCCGTCCGGGCTCGCCGCCGACCAGGTCGGCCCGGTCGACGCGGTCCTGCTCTCGCACGACCAGCACGCCGACAACCTCGACACCGCCGGCCGGCTCGCCCTGGCGAAGGCCCCTCTCACCGTCACCACGCCGGCCTCCGCCGCCCGTCTCGGCGCCGCGGCACGCGGCCTCGCCCCCTGGGAGTCCCTGGAGCTGGCCCGACCGGCCGGCGGGACGGTCGTCGTCACCGCCGTACCGGCCCGGCACGGCCCCGAGGGCTGCGAGCCCGTCACCGGCGACGTCACCGGGTTCGTGCTGACCGGCCCCGGCCTGCCCACCGTGTACGTGAGCGGCGACAACGCCTCGATGGGCAACGTCCGGGAGATCGCCCACCGGGTCGGCCCGGTGGACACCGCGCTGCTCTTCGCCGGGGCCGTTCGCACCCGCCTCTTCGGCGGCGCCCTGCTCACGCTCGACAGTGCGCAGGCCGCGGAGGCCACGGTCGTACTCGGCGCCCGCCGGGTCGTGCCCCTGCACTTCAACTCGTGGATGCACTTCACCGAGGGCGCGGCCCACCTGCGGGTCGCCTTCGAGGCGGCCGGTCTGGCCGACCGCCTGGTGCTGCTCGCGCCCGGTGAGTCCGCAGCCGTCTGA